Proteins encoded together in one Benincasa hispida cultivar B227 chromosome 1, ASM972705v1, whole genome shotgun sequence window:
- the LOC120070007 gene encoding uncharacterized protein LOC120070007, whose protein sequence is MKDPGSFTLPCLIGGKEVRNALCDLGASINLMPLSIFKKLNIGNARPTTVTLQLAERSITHPEGKIEDVLVQVDTFIFPTDFIILDYEADIEVPIILGHLFLTTGRALIDVQKGELTIRVDDQQVKFNILNALKYPGDMENCQYVAELQEEHWPEPQEESEEQDFGIGAMWEEQDFGIDVIQTESGFETIKHLNV, encoded by the coding sequence ATGAAAGATCCCGGGAGTTTCACATTGCCATGCTTAATAGGGGGAAAAGAAGTCAGAAATGCGTTGTGTGATCTGGGAGCAAGTATAAACCTAATGCCCTTGTCAATcttcaaaaagttaaatattGGCAACGCAAGACCTACCACAGTTACGTTGCAGTTGGCCGAGAGATCAATAACGCATCCCGAGGGcaaaatagaggatgtacttGTGCAAGTAGATACATTTATCTTCCCTACTGACTTTATCATATTAGACTATGAAGCTGATATTGAGgtgcctatcatcttgggtcacCTATTTCTTACAACAgggcgagcactgatcgatgtACAGAAAGGAGAACTTACCATAAGGGTCGATGATCAGCAAGTTAAGTTCAACATTCTCAATGCATTGAAATACCCAGGTGATATGGAAAATTGTCAATATGTTGCAGAATTGCAGGAAGAACATTGGCCTGAGCCTCAAGAAGAATCGGAGGAACAAGACTTTGGGATCGGAGCAATGTGGGAGGAACAAGACTTTGGGATCGACGTAATACAAACTGAGTCAGGATTTGAAACAATCAAGCATCTGAACGTATAA